The following are encoded in a window of Impatiens glandulifera chromosome 5, dImpGla2.1, whole genome shotgun sequence genomic DNA:
- the LOC124937541 gene encoding uncharacterized protein LOC124937541 isoform X4, which produces MSTVGPTCSPNSFQLRLAFNCRRPSISLVRLVRFHKLDRRFRLVSSLSGDYNAGSDRRPVKNSWTNVNSSTESFSGWSGDNGEESSKDVQQNKRRFGGIIGAGAAAVVLVVGISFAALSLSKRNTKGLKVETLTAQEELSLTSDSHNGSTDDNLNEDNGVKDESTLEGTTALQVVPGKVLVPAVVDHVQGQALAALQVLKVVEADAQPGDLCTRREYARWLVSASSALSRSTVSKVYPAMYIENVTELAFDDVTPEDPDFSSIQGLAEAGLISSKLSRQDLSSSLEDDESSLFFSPQSPLSRQDLVSWKMALEKRLLPETDKKQLSGFIDINKINPDAWPAIAADVAAGEQGIIALAFGYTRLFHPDKPLTKAQAAIALATGEASEIVNEELARIEAEALAENAVTVHNALVAEVERDVNATFEKELLLERQKIDALDKMAEEARLELERLRAEREADKINLMKERIAVESEMEVLSRLRHEMEEQLEGLLSNKVEISYEKERIDKLRKVAEFENEEIARLQHDLEVERKALSLARSWAEDEAKRARTQAKILEEARDRWERHGIKVVVDDDLREEENVGVTWDNTAKQLSVEGTVSRAESIVDKLKAMAESVREKSKATILSIIQKMQSFIISLKEWGKELKHSGLSKMNGSLQELQQKSTEYTSAVQEGAKRIGGECRESIEKLTQKFRT; this is translated from the exons ATGTCCACTGTCGGTCCGACATGTTCTCCCAACTCATTCCAGCTTCGATTAGCCTTCAATTGCAGAAGACCTTCTATATCCCTAGTGCGGCTGGTGCGTTTTCATAAGCTAGATCGTCGCTTTCGTCTGGTTTCTTCACTTTCTGGTGATTATAATGCTGGGTCAGACCGTAGACCTGTCAAAAATTCATGGACGAATGTGAATTCCTCGACTGAATCTTTCTCTGGATGGTCTGGGGATAATGGAGAAGAGTCATCTAAAGATGTACAGCAGAATAAGCGGCGGTTTGGAG GAATTATTGGAGCCGGAGCTGCGGCTGTTGTATTGGTTGTTGGGATTTCTTTCGCGGCATTGTCGTTGAGTAAGAGGAATACTAAAG GTTTGAAAGTGGAAACCTTGACAGCACAAGAAGAATTATCATTAACTTCTGATTCTCATAATGGTTCTACTGATGATAATCTTAACGAAGACAATGGTGTGAAGGATGAAAGCACTTTGGAAGGAACCACAG CATTGCAGGTAGTTCCTGGAAAGGTTTTGGTGCCTGCAGTTGTTGATCATGTTCAGGGACAAGCCCTAGCTGCTTTGCAAGTACTTAAG GTTGTTGAGGCTGATGCCCAACCTGGTGATTTATGCACACGCCGAGAGTATGCTCGCTGGTTGGTTTCTGCCAGCAGTGCTCTATCAAG GAGCACGGTTTCTAAAGTTTATCCTGCAATGTATATAGAGAATGTTACTGAACTTGCTTTTGATGATGTTACACCAGAAGACCCTGACTTCTCGTCAATTCAAG GCCTAGCTGAAGCTGGACTCATCTCAAGCAAGCTCTCAAGACAggatctttcttcttctttggaAGATGATGAGAGTTCCTTGTTTTTTTCACCTCAAAG TCCCCTATCTAGGCAGGATCTTGTTAGTTGGAAGATGGCGCTGGAGAAAAGACTGTTACCTGAGACTGACAAAAag CAGCTCTCTGGTTTCATAGACATTAACAAGATCAACCCAGATGCCTGGCCTGCTATTGCTGCTGATGTGGCAGCGGGAGAACAAGGAATCATAGCTCTTGCATTTG gCTACACCAGGCTGTTCCATCCAGATAAGCCTCTAACTAAGGCACAAGCCGCAATTGCTCTTGCAACTGGTGAGGCTTCTGAAATAGTCAACGAAGAGCTTGCACGTATAGAAGCAGAAGCTTTAGCTGAGAATGCCGTGACTGTACATAATGCATTAGTAGCTGAGGTTGAGAGAGATGTAAATGCTACTTTTGAAAAAGAGCTATTGTTAGAAAGACAGAAGATCGATGCCCTGGACAAAATGGCAGAGGAAGCAAGACTTGAATTGGAGAGGTTAAGAGCTGAAAGAGAGGCggataaaattaacttaatgaAAGAGCGTATTGCTGTTGAATCAGAAATGGAAGTTCTCTCAAGGTTAAGGCATGAAATGGAAGAGCAGTTGGAGGGCTTATTGAGTAACAAGGTTGAGATATCGTATGAAAAAGAACGAATTGATAAGCTACGGAAAGTGGCtgaatttgaaaatgaagagaTTGCTCGGTTGCAACATGACTTGGAGGTTGAGCGTAAAGCCCTGTCCTTGGCCAG GTCTTGGGCAGAAGACGAAGCTAAACGTGCACGAACACAAGCCAAAATCCTTGAAGAGGCTAGGGACCGTTGGGAGAGACATGGAATCAAGGTTGTTGTTGACGACGATTTGCGTGAAGAAGAAAATGTTGGTGTAACATGGGACAATACGGCAAAGCAGTTATCTGTCGAAGGAACGGTTAGCAGAGCAGAAAGCATCGTCGACAAGCTCAAGGCAATGGCAGAATCTGTAAGAGAGAAATCCAAAGCTACCATTTTAAGTATAATTCAAAAGATGCAATCTTTTATAATCAGCTTGAAAGAATGGGGAAAAGAGCTTAAACATTCTGGATTGTCCAAAATGAATGGTTCTTTACAAGAGTTACAACAGAAATCAACAGAATATACATCAGCTGTTCAGGAAGGTGCAAAGAGGATTGGAGGGGAGTGTAGGGAAAGCATTGAGAAGCTTACTCAGAAGTTTCGAACTTGA
- the LOC124937541 gene encoding uncharacterized protein LOC124937541 isoform X3 yields the protein MSTVGPTCSPNSFQLRLAFNCRRPSISLVRLVRFHKLDRRFRLVSSLSGDYNAGSDRRPVKNSWTNVNSSTESFSGWSGDNGEESSKDVQQNKRRFGGIIGAGAAAVVLVVGISFAALSLSKRNTKGLKVETLTAQEELSLTSDSHNGSTDDNLNEDNGVKDESTLEGTTVSGDDATKRNSIPEDTESEPSVGVTPDESPEATQLISFGDNPVAETTASLAELTEEISPSSTSDVSENISTTDNKGVSVQDKTDESDLLFGSLPSTNDDIASESITLDTSENIPLGEENFDLSTDQVLVAENIDLTTDQVLVAENNFPREEHNFNGAGLSGYSSVSAVTDVLEPNKQEANIYSSNSGSKSISESVKSGKSFSSAGIPAPSVVSAALQVVPGKVLVPAVVDHVQGQALAALQVLKVVEADAQPGDLCTRREYARWLVSASSALSRSTVSKVYPAMYIENVTELAFDDVTPEDPDFSSIQGLAEAGLISSKLSRQDLSSSLEDDESSLFFSPQSPLSRQDLVSWKMALEKRLLPETDKKQLSGFIDINKINPDAWPAIAADVAAGEQGIIALAFGYTRLFHPDKPLTKAQAAIALATGEASEIVNEELARIEAEALAENAVTVHNALVAEVERDVNATFEKELLLERQKIDALDKMAEEARLELERLRAEREADKINLMKERIAVESEMEVLSRLRHEMEEQLEGLLSNKVEISYEKERIDKLRKVAEFENEEIARLQHDLEVERKALSLARSWAEDEAKRARTQAKILEEARDRWERHGIKVVVDDDLREEENVGVTWDNTAKQLSVEGTVSRAESIVDKLKAMAESVREKSKATILSIIQKMQSFIISLKEWGKELKHSGLSKMNGSLQELQQKSTEYTSAVQEGAKRIGGECRESIEKLTQKFRT from the exons ATGTCCACTGTCGGTCCGACATGTTCTCCCAACTCATTCCAGCTTCGATTAGCCTTCAATTGCAGAAGACCTTCTATATCCCTAGTGCGGCTGGTGCGTTTTCATAAGCTAGATCGTCGCTTTCGTCTGGTTTCTTCACTTTCTGGTGATTATAATGCTGGGTCAGACCGTAGACCTGTCAAAAATTCATGGACGAATGTGAATTCCTCGACTGAATCTTTCTCTGGATGGTCTGGGGATAATGGAGAAGAGTCATCTAAAGATGTACAGCAGAATAAGCGGCGGTTTGGAG GAATTATTGGAGCCGGAGCTGCGGCTGTTGTATTGGTTGTTGGGATTTCTTTCGCGGCATTGTCGTTGAGTAAGAGGAATACTAAAG GTTTGAAAGTGGAAACCTTGACAGCACAAGAAGAATTATCATTAACTTCTGATTCTCATAATGGTTCTACTGATGATAATCTTAACGAAGACAATGGTGTGAAGGATGAAAGCACTTTGGAAGGAACCACAG TTAGTGGAGATGATGCCactaaaagaaactctattCCAGAAGATACTGAATCTGAACCATCTGTTGGAGTTACTCCTGATGAAAGTCCTGAAGCAACTCAATTGATTAGTTTTGGCGACAATCCTGTTGCCGAAACAACAGCATCATTGGCTGAACTCACGGAGGAAATTTCTCCTTCATCAACCTCAGATGTCAGTGAGAATATCAGTACGACAGACAATAAAGGAGTGTCTGTCCAAGACAAAACAGACGAGTCTGATCTCTTGTTTGGTTCATTGCCATCAACTAATGATGATATTGCTAGTGAATCCATAACTTTGGACACCTCGGAAAATATACCCCTGGGTGAAGAGAATTTTGATCTAAGTACTGACCAGGTCTTAGTCGCAGAAAATATAGATCTAACTACTGACCAGGTCTTAGTCGCAGAAAATAATTTTCCACGTGAAGAACATAACTTTAATGGAGCTGGCTTATCAGGATATTCTTCAGTTTCTGCAGTTACCGATGTATTAGAACCTAACAAGCAAGAGGCTAATATTTATTCTAGTAACAGTGGAAGCAAATCTATTTCTGAATCTGTAAAATCTGGGAAATCCTTTTCTTCAGCTGGCATACCTGCTCCATCTGTGGTTTCTGCAGCATTGCAGGTAGTTCCTGGAAAGGTTTTGGTGCCTGCAGTTGTTGATCATGTTCAGGGACAAGCCCTAGCTGCTTTGCAAGTACTTAAG GTTGTTGAGGCTGATGCCCAACCTGGTGATTTATGCACACGCCGAGAGTATGCTCGCTGGTTGGTTTCTGCCAGCAGTGCTCTATCAAG GAGCACGGTTTCTAAAGTTTATCCTGCAATGTATATAGAGAATGTTACTGAACTTGCTTTTGATGATGTTACACCAGAAGACCCTGACTTCTCGTCAATTCAAG GCCTAGCTGAAGCTGGACTCATCTCAAGCAAGCTCTCAAGACAggatctttcttcttctttggaAGATGATGAGAGTTCCTTGTTTTTTTCACCTCAAAG TCCCCTATCTAGGCAGGATCTTGTTAGTTGGAAGATGGCGCTGGAGAAAAGACTGTTACCTGAGACTGACAAAAag CAGCTCTCTGGTTTCATAGACATTAACAAGATCAACCCAGATGCCTGGCCTGCTATTGCTGCTGATGTGGCAGCGGGAGAACAAGGAATCATAGCTCTTGCATTTG gCTACACCAGGCTGTTCCATCCAGATAAGCCTCTAACTAAGGCACAAGCCGCAATTGCTCTTGCAACTGGTGAGGCTTCTGAAATAGTCAACGAAGAGCTTGCACGTATAGAAGCAGAAGCTTTAGCTGAGAATGCCGTGACTGTACATAATGCATTAGTAGCTGAGGTTGAGAGAGATGTAAATGCTACTTTTGAAAAAGAGCTATTGTTAGAAAGACAGAAGATCGATGCCCTGGACAAAATGGCAGAGGAAGCAAGACTTGAATTGGAGAGGTTAAGAGCTGAAAGAGAGGCggataaaattaacttaatgaAAGAGCGTATTGCTGTTGAATCAGAAATGGAAGTTCTCTCAAGGTTAAGGCATGAAATGGAAGAGCAGTTGGAGGGCTTATTGAGTAACAAGGTTGAGATATCGTATGAAAAAGAACGAATTGATAAGCTACGGAAAGTGGCtgaatttgaaaatgaagagaTTGCTCGGTTGCAACATGACTTGGAGGTTGAGCGTAAAGCCCTGTCCTTGGCCAG GTCTTGGGCAGAAGACGAAGCTAAACGTGCACGAACACAAGCCAAAATCCTTGAAGAGGCTAGGGACCGTTGGGAGAGACATGGAATCAAGGTTGTTGTTGACGACGATTTGCGTGAAGAAGAAAATGTTGGTGTAACATGGGACAATACGGCAAAGCAGTTATCTGTCGAAGGAACGGTTAGCAGAGCAGAAAGCATCGTCGACAAGCTCAAGGCAATGGCAGAATCTGTAAGAGAGAAATCCAAAGCTACCATTTTAAGTATAATTCAAAAGATGCAATCTTTTATAATCAGCTTGAAAGAATGGGGAAAAGAGCTTAAACATTCTGGATTGTCCAAAATGAATGGTTCTTTACAAGAGTTACAACAGAAATCAACAGAATATACATCAGCTGTTCAGGAAGGTGCAAAGAGGATTGGAGGGGAGTGTAGGGAAAGCATTGAGAAGCTTACTCAGAAGTTTCGAACTTGA
- the LOC124937541 gene encoding uncharacterized protein LOC124937541 isoform X1 has protein sequence MSTVGPTCSPNSFQLRLAFNCRRPSISLVRLVRFHKLDRRFRLVSSLSGDYNAGSDRRPVKNSWTNVNSSTESFSGWSGDNGEESSKDVQQNKRRFGGIIGAGAAAVVLVVGISFAALSLSKRNTKGLKVETLTAQEELSLTSDSHNGSTDDNLNEDNGVKDESTLEGTTGKDDDYSSFEVNNEPVSEDRQSDGDLDHTVSGDDATKRNSIPEDTESEPSVGVTPDESPEATQLISFGDNPVAETTASLAELTEEISPSSTSDVSENISTTDNKGVSVQDKTDESDLLFGSLPSTNDDIASESITLDTSENIPLGEENFDLSTDQVLVAENIDLTTDQVLVAENNFPREEHNFNGAGLSGYSSVSAVTDVLEPNKQEANIYSSNSGSKSISESVKSGKSFSSAGIPAPSVVSAALQVVPGKVLVPAVVDHVQGQALAALQVLKVVEADAQPGDLCTRREYARWLVSASSALSRSTVSKVYPAMYIENVTELAFDDVTPEDPDFSSIQGLAEAGLISSKLSRQDLSSSLEDDESSLFFSPQSPLSRQDLVSWKMALEKRLLPETDKKQLSGFIDINKINPDAWPAIAADVAAGEQGIIALAFGYTRLFHPDKPLTKAQAAIALATGEASEIVNEELARIEAEALAENAVTVHNALVAEVERDVNATFEKELLLERQKIDALDKMAEEARLELERLRAEREADKINLMKERIAVESEMEVLSRLRHEMEEQLEGLLSNKVEISYEKERIDKLRKVAEFENEEIARLQHDLEVERKALSLARSWAEDEAKRARTQAKILEEARDRWERHGIKVVVDDDLREEENVGVTWDNTAKQLSVEGTVSRAESIVDKLKAMAESVREKSKATILSIIQKMQSFIISLKEWGKELKHSGLSKMNGSLQELQQKSTEYTSAVQEGAKRIGGECRESIEKLTQKFRT, from the exons ATGTCCACTGTCGGTCCGACATGTTCTCCCAACTCATTCCAGCTTCGATTAGCCTTCAATTGCAGAAGACCTTCTATATCCCTAGTGCGGCTGGTGCGTTTTCATAAGCTAGATCGTCGCTTTCGTCTGGTTTCTTCACTTTCTGGTGATTATAATGCTGGGTCAGACCGTAGACCTGTCAAAAATTCATGGACGAATGTGAATTCCTCGACTGAATCTTTCTCTGGATGGTCTGGGGATAATGGAGAAGAGTCATCTAAAGATGTACAGCAGAATAAGCGGCGGTTTGGAG GAATTATTGGAGCCGGAGCTGCGGCTGTTGTATTGGTTGTTGGGATTTCTTTCGCGGCATTGTCGTTGAGTAAGAGGAATACTAAAG GTTTGAAAGTGGAAACCTTGACAGCACAAGAAGAATTATCATTAACTTCTGATTCTCATAATGGTTCTACTGATGATAATCTTAACGAAGACAATGGTGTGAAGGATGAAAGCACTTTGGAAGGAACCACAGGTAAAGATGATGATTATTCTTCCTTTGAAGTGAATAATGAACCAGTTAGTGAAGATAGACAAAGTGATGGTGATTTGGATCACACAGTTAGTGGAGATGATGCCactaaaagaaactctattCCAGAAGATACTGAATCTGAACCATCTGTTGGAGTTACTCCTGATGAAAGTCCTGAAGCAACTCAATTGATTAGTTTTGGCGACAATCCTGTTGCCGAAACAACAGCATCATTGGCTGAACTCACGGAGGAAATTTCTCCTTCATCAACCTCAGATGTCAGTGAGAATATCAGTACGACAGACAATAAAGGAGTGTCTGTCCAAGACAAAACAGACGAGTCTGATCTCTTGTTTGGTTCATTGCCATCAACTAATGATGATATTGCTAGTGAATCCATAACTTTGGACACCTCGGAAAATATACCCCTGGGTGAAGAGAATTTTGATCTAAGTACTGACCAGGTCTTAGTCGCAGAAAATATAGATCTAACTACTGACCAGGTCTTAGTCGCAGAAAATAATTTTCCACGTGAAGAACATAACTTTAATGGAGCTGGCTTATCAGGATATTCTTCAGTTTCTGCAGTTACCGATGTATTAGAACCTAACAAGCAAGAGGCTAATATTTATTCTAGTAACAGTGGAAGCAAATCTATTTCTGAATCTGTAAAATCTGGGAAATCCTTTTCTTCAGCTGGCATACCTGCTCCATCTGTGGTTTCTGCAGCATTGCAGGTAGTTCCTGGAAAGGTTTTGGTGCCTGCAGTTGTTGATCATGTTCAGGGACAAGCCCTAGCTGCTTTGCAAGTACTTAAG GTTGTTGAGGCTGATGCCCAACCTGGTGATTTATGCACACGCCGAGAGTATGCTCGCTGGTTGGTTTCTGCCAGCAGTGCTCTATCAAG GAGCACGGTTTCTAAAGTTTATCCTGCAATGTATATAGAGAATGTTACTGAACTTGCTTTTGATGATGTTACACCAGAAGACCCTGACTTCTCGTCAATTCAAG GCCTAGCTGAAGCTGGACTCATCTCAAGCAAGCTCTCAAGACAggatctttcttcttctttggaAGATGATGAGAGTTCCTTGTTTTTTTCACCTCAAAG TCCCCTATCTAGGCAGGATCTTGTTAGTTGGAAGATGGCGCTGGAGAAAAGACTGTTACCTGAGACTGACAAAAag CAGCTCTCTGGTTTCATAGACATTAACAAGATCAACCCAGATGCCTGGCCTGCTATTGCTGCTGATGTGGCAGCGGGAGAACAAGGAATCATAGCTCTTGCATTTG gCTACACCAGGCTGTTCCATCCAGATAAGCCTCTAACTAAGGCACAAGCCGCAATTGCTCTTGCAACTGGTGAGGCTTCTGAAATAGTCAACGAAGAGCTTGCACGTATAGAAGCAGAAGCTTTAGCTGAGAATGCCGTGACTGTACATAATGCATTAGTAGCTGAGGTTGAGAGAGATGTAAATGCTACTTTTGAAAAAGAGCTATTGTTAGAAAGACAGAAGATCGATGCCCTGGACAAAATGGCAGAGGAAGCAAGACTTGAATTGGAGAGGTTAAGAGCTGAAAGAGAGGCggataaaattaacttaatgaAAGAGCGTATTGCTGTTGAATCAGAAATGGAAGTTCTCTCAAGGTTAAGGCATGAAATGGAAGAGCAGTTGGAGGGCTTATTGAGTAACAAGGTTGAGATATCGTATGAAAAAGAACGAATTGATAAGCTACGGAAAGTGGCtgaatttgaaaatgaagagaTTGCTCGGTTGCAACATGACTTGGAGGTTGAGCGTAAAGCCCTGTCCTTGGCCAG GTCTTGGGCAGAAGACGAAGCTAAACGTGCACGAACACAAGCCAAAATCCTTGAAGAGGCTAGGGACCGTTGGGAGAGACATGGAATCAAGGTTGTTGTTGACGACGATTTGCGTGAAGAAGAAAATGTTGGTGTAACATGGGACAATACGGCAAAGCAGTTATCTGTCGAAGGAACGGTTAGCAGAGCAGAAAGCATCGTCGACAAGCTCAAGGCAATGGCAGAATCTGTAAGAGAGAAATCCAAAGCTACCATTTTAAGTATAATTCAAAAGATGCAATCTTTTATAATCAGCTTGAAAGAATGGGGAAAAGAGCTTAAACATTCTGGATTGTCCAAAATGAATGGTTCTTTACAAGAGTTACAACAGAAATCAACAGAATATACATCAGCTGTTCAGGAAGGTGCAAAGAGGATTGGAGGGGAGTGTAGGGAAAGCATTGAGAAGCTTACTCAGAAGTTTCGAACTTGA
- the LOC124937541 gene encoding uncharacterized protein LOC124937541 isoform X2 — MSTVGPTCSPNSFQLRLAFNCRRPSISLVRLVRFHKLDRRFRLVSSLSGDYNAGSDRRPVKNSWTNVNSSTESFSGWSGDNGEESSKDVQQNKRRFGGIIGAGAAAVVLVVGISFAALSLSKRNTKGLKVETLTAQEELSLTSDSHNGSTDDNLNEDNGVKDESTLEGTTGKDDDYSSFEVNNEPVSEDRQSDGDLDHTVSGDDATKRNSIPEDTESEPSVGVTPDESPEATQLISFGDNPVAETTASLAELTEEISPSSTSDVSENISTTDNKGVSVQDKTDESDLLFGSLPSTNDDIASESITLDTSENIPLGEENFDLSTDQVLVAENIDLTTDQVLVAENNFPREEHNFNGAGLSGYSSVSAVTDVLEPNKQEANIYSSNSGSKSISESVKSGKSFSSAGIPAPSVVSAALQVVPGKVLVPAVVDHVQGQALAALQVLKVVEADAQPGDLCTRREYARWLVSASSALSRSTVSKVYPAMYIENVTELAFDDVTPEDPDFSSIQGLAEAGLISSKLSRQDLSSSLEDDESSLFFSPQSPLSRQDLVSWKMALEKRLLPETDKKLSGFIDINKINPDAWPAIAADVAAGEQGIIALAFGYTRLFHPDKPLTKAQAAIALATGEASEIVNEELARIEAEALAENAVTVHNALVAEVERDVNATFEKELLLERQKIDALDKMAEEARLELERLRAEREADKINLMKERIAVESEMEVLSRLRHEMEEQLEGLLSNKVEISYEKERIDKLRKVAEFENEEIARLQHDLEVERKALSLARSWAEDEAKRARTQAKILEEARDRWERHGIKVVVDDDLREEENVGVTWDNTAKQLSVEGTVSRAESIVDKLKAMAESVREKSKATILSIIQKMQSFIISLKEWGKELKHSGLSKMNGSLQELQQKSTEYTSAVQEGAKRIGGECRESIEKLTQKFRT; from the exons ATGTCCACTGTCGGTCCGACATGTTCTCCCAACTCATTCCAGCTTCGATTAGCCTTCAATTGCAGAAGACCTTCTATATCCCTAGTGCGGCTGGTGCGTTTTCATAAGCTAGATCGTCGCTTTCGTCTGGTTTCTTCACTTTCTGGTGATTATAATGCTGGGTCAGACCGTAGACCTGTCAAAAATTCATGGACGAATGTGAATTCCTCGACTGAATCTTTCTCTGGATGGTCTGGGGATAATGGAGAAGAGTCATCTAAAGATGTACAGCAGAATAAGCGGCGGTTTGGAG GAATTATTGGAGCCGGAGCTGCGGCTGTTGTATTGGTTGTTGGGATTTCTTTCGCGGCATTGTCGTTGAGTAAGAGGAATACTAAAG GTTTGAAAGTGGAAACCTTGACAGCACAAGAAGAATTATCATTAACTTCTGATTCTCATAATGGTTCTACTGATGATAATCTTAACGAAGACAATGGTGTGAAGGATGAAAGCACTTTGGAAGGAACCACAGGTAAAGATGATGATTATTCTTCCTTTGAAGTGAATAATGAACCAGTTAGTGAAGATAGACAAAGTGATGGTGATTTGGATCACACAGTTAGTGGAGATGATGCCactaaaagaaactctattCCAGAAGATACTGAATCTGAACCATCTGTTGGAGTTACTCCTGATGAAAGTCCTGAAGCAACTCAATTGATTAGTTTTGGCGACAATCCTGTTGCCGAAACAACAGCATCATTGGCTGAACTCACGGAGGAAATTTCTCCTTCATCAACCTCAGATGTCAGTGAGAATATCAGTACGACAGACAATAAAGGAGTGTCTGTCCAAGACAAAACAGACGAGTCTGATCTCTTGTTTGGTTCATTGCCATCAACTAATGATGATATTGCTAGTGAATCCATAACTTTGGACACCTCGGAAAATATACCCCTGGGTGAAGAGAATTTTGATCTAAGTACTGACCAGGTCTTAGTCGCAGAAAATATAGATCTAACTACTGACCAGGTCTTAGTCGCAGAAAATAATTTTCCACGTGAAGAACATAACTTTAATGGAGCTGGCTTATCAGGATATTCTTCAGTTTCTGCAGTTACCGATGTATTAGAACCTAACAAGCAAGAGGCTAATATTTATTCTAGTAACAGTGGAAGCAAATCTATTTCTGAATCTGTAAAATCTGGGAAATCCTTTTCTTCAGCTGGCATACCTGCTCCATCTGTGGTTTCTGCAGCATTGCAGGTAGTTCCTGGAAAGGTTTTGGTGCCTGCAGTTGTTGATCATGTTCAGGGACAAGCCCTAGCTGCTTTGCAAGTACTTAAG GTTGTTGAGGCTGATGCCCAACCTGGTGATTTATGCACACGCCGAGAGTATGCTCGCTGGTTGGTTTCTGCCAGCAGTGCTCTATCAAG GAGCACGGTTTCTAAAGTTTATCCTGCAATGTATATAGAGAATGTTACTGAACTTGCTTTTGATGATGTTACACCAGAAGACCCTGACTTCTCGTCAATTCAAG GCCTAGCTGAAGCTGGACTCATCTCAAGCAAGCTCTCAAGACAggatctttcttcttctttggaAGATGATGAGAGTTCCTTGTTTTTTTCACCTCAAAG TCCCCTATCTAGGCAGGATCTTGTTAGTTGGAAGATGGCGCTGGAGAAAAGACTGTTACCTGAGACTGACAAAAag CTCTCTGGTTTCATAGACATTAACAAGATCAACCCAGATGCCTGGCCTGCTATTGCTGCTGATGTGGCAGCGGGAGAACAAGGAATCATAGCTCTTGCATTTG gCTACACCAGGCTGTTCCATCCAGATAAGCCTCTAACTAAGGCACAAGCCGCAATTGCTCTTGCAACTGGTGAGGCTTCTGAAATAGTCAACGAAGAGCTTGCACGTATAGAAGCAGAAGCTTTAGCTGAGAATGCCGTGACTGTACATAATGCATTAGTAGCTGAGGTTGAGAGAGATGTAAATGCTACTTTTGAAAAAGAGCTATTGTTAGAAAGACAGAAGATCGATGCCCTGGACAAAATGGCAGAGGAAGCAAGACTTGAATTGGAGAGGTTAAGAGCTGAAAGAGAGGCggataaaattaacttaatgaAAGAGCGTATTGCTGTTGAATCAGAAATGGAAGTTCTCTCAAGGTTAAGGCATGAAATGGAAGAGCAGTTGGAGGGCTTATTGAGTAACAAGGTTGAGATATCGTATGAAAAAGAACGAATTGATAAGCTACGGAAAGTGGCtgaatttgaaaatgaagagaTTGCTCGGTTGCAACATGACTTGGAGGTTGAGCGTAAAGCCCTGTCCTTGGCCAG GTCTTGGGCAGAAGACGAAGCTAAACGTGCACGAACACAAGCCAAAATCCTTGAAGAGGCTAGGGACCGTTGGGAGAGACATGGAATCAAGGTTGTTGTTGACGACGATTTGCGTGAAGAAGAAAATGTTGGTGTAACATGGGACAATACGGCAAAGCAGTTATCTGTCGAAGGAACGGTTAGCAGAGCAGAAAGCATCGTCGACAAGCTCAAGGCAATGGCAGAATCTGTAAGAGAGAAATCCAAAGCTACCATTTTAAGTATAATTCAAAAGATGCAATCTTTTATAATCAGCTTGAAAGAATGGGGAAAAGAGCTTAAACATTCTGGATTGTCCAAAATGAATGGTTCTTTACAAGAGTTACAACAGAAATCAACAGAATATACATCAGCTGTTCAGGAAGGTGCAAAGAGGATTGGAGGGGAGTGTAGGGAAAGCATTGAGAAGCTTACTCAGAAGTTTCGAACTTGA